The genomic segment taatatgtacatgtaggtaggggtgaagtgactatgaatagataataaacagtgagtagcagcagtgtgggggtacaggttagaggtaatatgtacatgtaggtaggggtaaagtgactatgaatagataataaacagtgagtagcagcagtgtgggggtacaggttagaggtaatatgtacatgtaggtaggggtaaagtgactatgaatagataataaacagtgagtagcagcagtgtgggcgtacaggttagaggtaatatgtacatgtaggtaggggtgaagtgactatgaatagataataaacagtgagtagcagcagtgtgggggtacaggttagaggtaatatgtacatgtaggtaggggtaaagtgactatgaatagataataaacagtgagtagcagcagtgtgggcgtacaggttagaggtaatatgtacatgtaggtaggggtgaagtgactatgaatagataataaacagagagtagcagcagtgtgggggtacaggttagaggtaatatgtacatgtaggtaggggtgaagtgactatgaatagataataaacagtgagtagcagcagtgtgggggtacaggttagaggtaatatgtacatgtaggtaggggtaaagtgactatgaatagataataaacagtgagtagcagcagtgtgggggtacaggttagaggtaatatgtacatgtaggtaggggtaaagtgactatgaatagataataaacagtgagtagcagcagtgtgggggtacaggttagaggtaatatgtacatgtaggtaggggtaaagtgactatgaatagataataaacagtgagtagcagcagtgtgggggtacaggttagctaaggtaatatgtacatgtaggtaggggtaaagtgactatgaatagataataaacagtgagtagcagcagtgtgggggtacaggttagaggtaatatgtacatgtaggtaggggtaaagtgactatgaatagataataaacagtgagtagcagcagtgtgggggtacaggttagaggtaatatgtacatgtaggtaggggtaaagtgactatgaatagataataaacagtgaatagcagcagtgtgggggtacaggttagctaaggtaatatgtacatgtaggtaggggtaaagtgactatgaatagataataaacagtgagtagcagcagtgtgggggtacaggttagaggtaatatgtacatgtaggtaggggtaaagtgactatgaatagataataaacagagagtagcagcagtgtgggggtacaggttagaggtaatatgtacatgcaggtagaggtaaagttactatgaatagataataaacagtgagtagcagcagtgtgggggtacaggttagctaaggtaatatgtacatgtaggtaggggtgaagtgactatgaatagataataaacagtgagtagcagcagtgtgggggtacaggttagaggtaatatgtacatgtaggtaggggtaaagtgactatgaatagataataaacagagagtagcagcagtgtgggggtacaggttagaggtaatatgtacatgtaggtaggggtaaagtgactatgaatagataataaacagtgagtagcagcagtgtgggggtacaggttagctaaggtaatatgtacatgtaggtaggggtaaagtgactatgaatagataataaacagtgagtagcagcagtgtgggggtacaggttagaggtaatatgtacatgtaggtaggggtgaagtgactatgaatagataataaacagtgagtagcagcagtgtacaaactgtccagtggccatttgattaattgtacaggtgtcttatggcttggaggtagaagctgtttagaaggcttttgaacctagacttggcgctccggtaccgcttgccgtgcggtagcagagagaacagtcagatCTAGGTAGGAAGTCTTCGTCACTGAGTCCGTACTTGTCTCTGTGGTACTGGTAATAAACCACATTGTTCTTCATCACCTCATCACTGGGGTCAAACAACATGCAGCTGGCTACACACGGCACTGCgttctgcaggtcattcactggGGAGGCAAGAGCAGCGTCACTGTTCTGGATTTTACTGTCCTTGTTCTGACCCAACAatgaaaaaggctattttagggttaggggttaggtttagggttaggtttaggttagggcttagaattagggttaggggttaggtttaggttagggttaggggttaggtttaggtttaggtttaggttaggggttaggtttaggggttagaattagggttaggggttaggtttagggttaggggttagggaaaattggattttgaatgggaatcaattgctTGGGCCCCACAAGGACAGcagaacaagtgtgtgtgtgtgtgtgtgtgtgtttgtgtgtgtgtgtgtgtgtgtgtgtgtgtgtgtgtgtgtgtgtgtgtgtgtgtgtgtgtgtgtgtgtgtgtgtgtgtgtgtgtgtgtgtgtgtgtgtgtgtgtgtgtgtgtgtgtaataatgtttGTAATAAATATGTAGTTACATTGTGCAGTGTCATACTGATAACACAGCAATACCACAGTAACACCACAGTAATACCACAGTAATACCACAGTAACACCACAGCAATACCACAGCAGTACCACAGTAATACCACAGCAGTACCACAGCAGTACCACAGCAATACCACAGCAATACCACAGCAGTACCACAGCAATACCACAGCAATACCACAGCAGTACCACAGCAGTACCACAGCAATACCACAGCAATACCACAGTAACACCACAGCAATACCACAGTAATACCACAGCAACACCACAGTAATACCACAGTAATACCACAGTAACACCACAGCAATAACACAAGAATACCACAGTGATACCACAGTAATACCACAGCAATACCACAGCAATGCCACAGTAATACCACAGCAGTACCACAGTAATACCACAGTAATACCACAGCAGTACCACAGTAATACCACAGTAATACCACAGTAACACCACAGCAATACCACAGCAGTACTACAGCAATGCCACAGCAATACCACAGCAATACCACAGCAATACCACAGTAATACCACAGCAATACCACAGTAATACCACAGCAATGCCACAGCAATACCACAGCAGTACCACAGCAGTACCACAGCAGTACCACAGTAATACCACAGTAATACCACAGCAGTACCACAGCAGTACCACAGCAATACCACAGCAATACCACAGTAATACCACAGTAATACCACAGTAATACCACAGCAGTACCACAGCAGTACCACAGTAATACCACAGCAGTACCACAGCAGTACCACAGTAATACCACAGCAGTACCACAGTAATACCACTTGTATTTGTAACCATAAAGTAATAGGACTGTCACGTTTGTAGTAGGTAGTGGTACATGGACGCTACAAACTTCTCCACGATGATTCCTCCAACCACAGGAGTCAGCTCTGCCTCTCACCTCACCTTCCTCTCCAACACCTCTGTCTAGTggtctgggagggagagagggaaggagggaggcagacagataggaagaaaggaggtagagagagagagagagagagagagagagggaaggaaggaggcagggagagagagggaaggagagaggcagacagataggaagaaaggaggtagagagagagagagagagagagaaggagggaggcagacagataggaagaaaggaggtagagagagagagagaggaggaggaggggaaaggaaTTTACATGATGAGTGACCTGTTCTGAAAATCTAAAGCTTTGGTTGATATTTGGACAGGTAAGTTCACCTATGTTGCAGGGATAAAAGACTGACAGGTTGATGGAGGGATTTCTTAACAGAGAGGCTCACCTGCGATGGTATTTaaagtctctgacctccctggCTCCTCCTGAAGCAGCCAGACACTCATCATAGACCTTGAAGAAGTCCCTCAGAGCCGGTTCCATGTCTGACAGTGATGTACAGTAGTTATCACCGTTATACGCCAGCACAGCTCGCACAAACAACATctgaaacaacaacacacacacacacagtgatacagtaacacaacattacAACACCTTCATTGTAACTAGATTAGAAGACCAGACTTATTTCACCAGAGcaccagaacacagaacacagagcacCAGAACACAGAGCACCAGAACACAGAGCACCAGAACACAGAGcaccagaacacagaacacagagcacCAGACCACAGAACACAGAGCACCAGAACACAGAGCACCAGAACACAGAGCAGCAGAACACAGAGCAGCAGAACACAGAGCACCAGAACACAGAGCACCAGAACACAGAGCAGCAGAAcacagaacatagaacacagagCACCAGAACACAGAGCACCAGAACACAGAGCACCAGAACACAGAGCACAGAACACAGAGCACCAGAACACAGAGCACCAGAACACAGAGCAGCAGAACACAGAacaccagaacacagaacacagagcacCAGAACACAGAGcaccagaacacagaacacagagcacCAGAACACAGAGCACCAGAACACAGAGcaccagaacacagaacaccagaacacagaacacagagcacCAGAACACAGAGCACCAGAACACAGAGCACCAGAACACAGAGCACCAGAACACAGAGCACCAGACCACAGAACACAGAGCACCAGAACACAGAGCACCAGAACACAGAGcagcagaacacagaacacagagcaccagaacacagaacacagagcagCAGAACACAGAGCAGCAGAACACAGAGCAGCAGAACACAGAGcagcagaacacagaacacagagcagCAGAACACAGAGCAGCAGAGCACCAGAACACCAGAACACAGGAGCACCGAAACACAGGAGCACCGAAACACAGGAGCACCGGAACACAGAGCACCGGAACACAGGAGCACCGGAACACAGAGCACCGGAACACAGAGCACCGGAAGACAGGAGCACCGGAACACAGAGCACCGGAACACAGAGCACCCGGAACACAGAGCACCGAAACACAGGAGCACCGGAACACAGAGCACCGGAACACAGAGCACCGGAACACCAGAACAGAGAGCACCAGAACACAGAGCACCAGAACACCAGAACACAGAGCACCAGAACACCAGAACAGAGAGCACCAGAACACAGAGcaccagaacacagaacacagagcacCAGAACACAGAGCACCAGAACACAGAGCACCAGAACACAGCCTGTATCCGTGCAGCCCTGCAGAACTCCCAAAATCAAAATTTGATGTAATATGGATGAACATGATTACAGGGTTAATTCTTCAGGGTTAATTCtgagtggttacagggttcattctgagtggttacagggttaattctgagtgattacagggttcattctgagtggttacaATTCtgagtggttacagggttaattctgagtggttacagggttcattctgagtggttacaAGGTTAATTCtgagtggttacagggttcattctgagtggtta from the Salmo trutta chromosome 36, fSalTru1.1, whole genome shotgun sequence genome contains:
- the LOC115175348 gene encoding cartilage-associated protein-like; this encodes MMQRNMAYYRTLPGAEEHLTDLETKSYEMLFVRAVLAYNGDNYCTSLSDMEPALRDFFKVYDECLAASGGAREVRDFKYHRRPLDRGVGEEGE